A section of the Candidatus Methylomirabilota bacterium genome encodes:
- a CDS encoding ABC transporter permease, with translation MSPPAGAPAGIAPGPGALAALRRGAGFARAMLGSSPMAAAGAALLAVHLGLALFGPALAPYHFAQFNILHTLEAPSREFLGGTDQYGRDQLSRVMWGARSTLSLATASTLLGVGLGVVVGMLGAFYRGLVDEVLMRVVDALMALPALLLAMLLLTTVGSDPVYVALGIGVVFMPRSARVVRGIALSLAASEFIDAARARGEKGLYIIFAEMLPNAWAPIIVEVTIRFAYAILLATSLGFLGLGAQPPAPDWGLMINEALPFLAQAPWLAILPAAAISSAVVGANLLGDALSDVLALRRRGETL, from the coding sequence ATGAGCCCACCCGCGGGGGCGCCGGCCGGGATCGCTCCGGGGCCCGGAGCGCTGGCCGCGCTCCGGCGGGGCGCCGGGTTCGCGCGGGCGATGCTCGGGAGCTCGCCCATGGCGGCGGCCGGCGCCGCGCTCCTCGCCGTCCACCTCGGGCTCGCCCTGTTCGGCCCGGCGCTGGCGCCTTATCACTTCGCCCAGTTCAACATCCTGCACACGCTCGAGGCGCCCTCGCGCGAGTTCCTGGGCGGCACCGACCAGTACGGCCGCGACCAGCTGAGCCGCGTCATGTGGGGCGCGCGCTCGACGCTCAGCCTGGCGACGGCCAGCACGCTGCTCGGCGTCGGGCTGGGCGTGGTGGTGGGCATGCTGGGCGCGTTCTACCGCGGGCTCGTCGACGAGGTGCTCATGCGGGTGGTGGACGCGCTCATGGCCCTGCCGGCCCTCCTGCTGGCGATGCTGCTCCTGACGACGGTCGGGTCCGACCCGGTCTACGTCGCCCTGGGGATCGGCGTCGTGTTCATGCCGCGCTCGGCGCGCGTGGTGCGGGGCATCGCGCTCAGCCTGGCCGCCTCGGAGTTCATCGACGCCGCCCGGGCCCGCGGCGAGAAGGGCCTCTACATCATCTTCGCCGAGATGCTGCCGAACGCCTGGGCCCCGATCATCGTCGAGGTGACGATCCGGTTCGCCTACGCGATCCTCCTGGCGACCTCGCTGGGGTTCCTGGGGCTCGGCGCCCAGCCGCCGGCGCCGGACTGGGGGCTCATGATCAACGAGGCGCTGCCGTTCCTCGCCCAGGCGCCCTGGCTCGCCATCCTGCCGGCCGCCGCCATCTCCAGCGCCGTCGTGGGGGCCAACCTCCTGGGCGACGCCCTGAGCGACGTGCTGGCGCTTCGCCGTCGCGGGGAAACCCTGTGA